The genome window TTTGAAGTGTCAGGAAACCTTGAAATTCTGTAAATTCAAGAGTTTTCTGGCTTCAAAATCCCATCTTGTGAAGGTTTCATTCAGATGAGTCATTACAACTATTTATGTGCAAAGTAAAAATCTTACTTACCATCCCAATTTCCACCCTAAATTCAACCCATCAAAAACCTTTAAGCTATGAAAATTTTTTTTGCTTTCTAGCATCACATATTGTGAAGGTTTCATCCAAAAATCATGGATTAAATCATTCATTTTTTTTTTATTTATGTGCAAAGTAAAACCTTAACTTACCGTCAACTATTTCATCTAACCTTGCAAATCCAAACCGCTCAAACTGCACAATATCATTAACTTTCAGGTCCTTGCACGAAGGTTCTGCAAGACCAGCTGTGACACTTGCATCAGGCATTACAACTTCTACTTTCAGGTTATATTCTGCAGGGATCCAGTGAATAAACTGGGCGCCGACTTTCTTAGCATCTTCAAAGTTTGAATTATACACGACCCCAATATAATCTTTTTCTGCATCCGCATAGTCTAATCTGAAAATAATTATATTCAGTGCATCCATAAGCCTTATAGCTTTATAAAACAGTTTATCAGCGAGCTCATATTCTAATTCTTTTGCAAATTCTAGAATATCTGAATCAATTTGAGTATCTTCCACAATATGGTCATCTACTATTGGAATTTCTTTAAATCCTTCGTATAAATCTTCTTTTACAAGATAAACTTCGCCGTTGAATGGAATTTCACGGTATCCTCGATCTAAAAAGTCGGGGTGTAACGGCCTCTTAACTATTTCCTTATTTTCTTGAGGGAAATCATCTATTATAACTTCTTCAGGGTTCCAGACAAAGAAATACCTGTTTGCAGCTTCTTCTAAAATCGCACGGTTTAACCCGTATATTTTCTTCCAGCTTACAACTGAATCAGCCATTTTAACGCCTATTTCATTCATAAGCTCCTGAATGGCTTCTTTCATTATTCCTCGCTTTGCAATGGCCCTTATTGTTCCGAGTCTTGGGTCATTCCAGCCAGAATAAATACCTTCATCTATACCTGCCCTTGCTTTAGAAGTACTTAAAGCAATGTCTTCCATTTTAAGTCGTCCATAGTGTATGAAAACGGGTATGTCCCAGCCGAAGTAGTTGTATAAATACTTCTGTTTTTCAGAATTTGCAAGG of Methanobacterium bryantii contains these proteins:
- a CDS encoding glutamate--tRNA ligase produces the protein MSDLEDLLYKYALINAVKHKGTAQIGAVIGSIMSSHAEFRNQAKEVSKLAGQVVGKVNSMDPETQTSELEKRGGLVEKEKKVEQKGLVDLPDVKGEVVLRFAPNPSGPLHIGHARAAVLNNEYVKRYGGKLVLRIEDTDPRRVDPDAYEMIDEDLQWMGVEIDEKIIQSDRLPIYYEYAEKLIEMGAAYMCDCEAGEFKKLKDQSLACPCRDLSVEENLKRWRNMENLDEGEAVLRVKTDIEHKNPAIRDYAIMRIVDAEHPRIGRKYKIYPMMNFSVAVDDHLCGITHVLRGKDHLANSEKQKYLYNYFGWDIPVFIHYGRLKMEDIALSTSKARAGIDEGIYSGWNDPRLGTIRAIAKRGIMKEAIQELMNEIGVKMADSVVSWKKIYGLNRAILEEAANRYFFVWNPEEVIIDDFPQENKEIVKRPLHPDFLDRGYREIPFNGEVYLVKEDLYEGFKEIPIVDDHIVEDTQIDSDILEFAKELEYELADKLFYKAIRLMDALNIIIFRLDYADAEKDYIGVVYNSNFEDAKKVGAQFIHWIPAEYNLKVEVVMPDASVTAGLAEPSCKDLKVNDIVQFERFGFARLDEIVDGKLRFYFAHK